A window from Leuconostoc mesenteroides subsp. mesenteroides encodes these proteins:
- a CDS encoding alpha,alpha-phosphotrehalase, translated as MNKTMWWQNAVVYQVYPKSFQDSDDDGIGDLRGIINRLDYIEKLGVDVIWLNPVYKTSNIDGGYDISDYKSINPTFGNMHDFEELLASAHQRGLKIMMDLVVNHSSFEHEWFQKSISSKDSDNKYRDYYIWRDPVNGHEPNNWGSFFSGPAWTFDKNSGQYYLHLFAKEQPDLNWDNPELRHSIFDMMNWWATKGIDGFRMDVISLISKPAGLPDGRIHGSELYGDAAEVVANGPHIHDYLTEMNNHVLKKHDWITVGETIGVDTKEAEKYANLNGTELNMVFQFEHVSLDGNDNPALGKWSDKKVSLQNLRDNLTKWQKSLYGKAWNSLYWNNHDQPRAISRFGNDSEEYREISGKMLAALLHFMQGTPYIYQGEELGMTNAGFQELSQYEDLESINAYEELVNKEKLITSEDMMKYLRARSRDNSRTPMQWNNNIYAGFSHVKPWLSVNPNYQTINAEDELSNPNSLFYFYQKLIKLRHTLPVITDGDFNLFKGNEDDKEVFAYTRKNKKETLFVIANFTSHSVTRRYDVPSESKLLVENYPTNDNQTLKPYEVRVYLYTSSTTLHL; from the coding sequence ATGAATAAGACAATGTGGTGGCAAAATGCTGTTGTATATCAAGTTTATCCAAAAAGTTTTCAAGATAGTGACGATGATGGTATAGGTGATTTGAGAGGCATAATAAATCGTCTTGACTATATCGAAAAACTAGGTGTTGACGTTATCTGGTTGAATCCCGTCTATAAAACCTCAAATATTGACGGTGGCTATGATATTTCAGATTATAAAAGCATTAACCCTACTTTTGGCAACATGCACGATTTTGAAGAACTACTAGCCAGTGCCCACCAACGTGGATTAAAAATAATGATGGATCTCGTAGTTAACCATAGTTCTTTTGAGCATGAGTGGTTCCAAAAGAGCATCAGTAGTAAAGATTCGGACAATAAGTACCGAGATTACTATATTTGGCGTGACCCAGTTAATGGTCATGAACCAAATAACTGGGGTTCATTCTTTTCTGGTCCTGCTTGGACATTTGATAAGAACTCTGGACAGTATTATCTACATTTATTTGCCAAAGAACAGCCGGACTTAAATTGGGATAATCCCGAACTTAGACACTCAATATTCGACATGATGAATTGGTGGGCTACAAAAGGAATTGATGGTTTTCGTATGGACGTCATTTCTCTTATTTCAAAACCAGCGGGATTACCTGATGGTCGAATACATGGCTCAGAATTATATGGTGATGCTGCTGAAGTTGTTGCCAATGGGCCTCATATTCATGACTATCTAACCGAAATGAACAATCATGTCTTGAAAAAACATGATTGGATTACAGTTGGTGAAACTATCGGTGTCGACACAAAAGAAGCAGAGAAATATGCAAATTTGAACGGAACAGAACTAAACATGGTTTTTCAGTTTGAACATGTTAGCCTGGATGGTAACGACAACCCAGCGCTCGGAAAATGGTCTGATAAAAAAGTGTCATTACAAAATTTACGTGATAATTTGACCAAATGGCAGAAGTCGCTGTATGGTAAGGCGTGGAATAGCTTGTATTGGAACAATCATGATCAACCTCGTGCTATATCAAGATTTGGTAATGACTCAGAAGAATATCGAGAAATTTCTGGAAAAATGTTGGCTGCCCTTTTACATTTCATGCAAGGGACACCTTATATATACCAAGGTGAAGAATTAGGAATGACAAATGCTGGTTTTCAGGAATTGTCACAATATGAAGATTTGGAATCCATTAACGCATATGAAGAGCTAGTTAACAAAGAAAAGCTTATTACATCTGAAGACATGATGAAATATCTTCGTGCACGGTCACGTGATAATTCAAGAACGCCGATGCAATGGAACAACAATATTTACGCAGGCTTTAGTCATGTTAAACCTTGGCTATCTGTGAACCCTAATTATCAAACAATCAACGCAGAAGATGAATTGTCAAATCCAAATTCATTGTTTTATTTTTATCAAAAGTTGATCAAATTGCGCCATACTTTGCCAGTAATCACAGATGGTGATTTCAATTTATTCAAAGGGAACGAAGATGATAAGGAAGTCTTCGCCTACACACGGAAAAATAAAAAAGAAACCTTGTTCGTCATTGCAAACTTCACTTCTCATTCGGTCACACGCCGATACGATGTCCCCTCTGAAAGCAAGTTACTTGTTGAAAATTACCCAACAAATGACAATCAAACATTAAAACCATATGAAGTCAGAGTGTACTTGTATACTTCTTCAACCACGTTGCATCTATAA
- a CDS encoding LacI family DNA-binding transcriptional regulator, with translation MNDVARLAEVSRGSVSNYINGKRTKPNTQKRIAEAIAELNYVPNATARSLKTSQSNFVVFIIPTVNSPFFSELSYYMQQELQKKGYKMILCNSNNRSEDEIEYIQMANTQKVAGLITMSYADAANLIATDIPLVSIEKKVSDQVPLVVSDNYSGGQLAGETLVKSGAKQLLFISKAPVRNISSIREQGFFDYCHEHNIAVERFVTRDIVNFVDDFATFINQNTVNTTFNYDGIFSDSDEFASDFYFLLTQKGVNVPTDVQIIGFDGARIYSRQQIFLSSIKQPTAEIAKSSVEKLLSQMNQTTTTSSHERITLPVHFVKGITTL, from the coding sequence ATGAACGATGTAGCTCGTTTAGCTGAGGTTTCTAGAGGATCTGTGTCTAATTACATTAATGGGAAGAGAACCAAGCCAAATACACAGAAAAGAATAGCAGAAGCCATAGCGGAACTAAACTACGTGCCAAATGCTACAGCACGTTCTTTAAAAACTAGTCAATCAAATTTCGTTGTTTTTATCATTCCGACAGTCAATTCACCTTTCTTTTCGGAATTAAGCTACTACATGCAGCAAGAGTTGCAAAAAAAAGGCTATAAAATGATATTATGCAACTCTAATAATCGATCAGAAGATGAAATCGAATATATACAGATGGCTAATACGCAAAAAGTTGCAGGATTAATCACGATGTCCTACGCGGATGCAGCTAATTTGATTGCAACAGATATACCACTCGTTTCAATTGAAAAAAAAGTTTCCGACCAAGTTCCATTGGTTGTTTCAGATAATTATTCCGGAGGACAGCTAGCGGGCGAAACGCTAGTTAAGTCTGGCGCTAAACAACTTTTATTTATTTCAAAGGCACCTGTGCGTAATATATCGTCTATTCGCGAACAGGGGTTCTTTGATTACTGTCACGAACACAATATTGCTGTAGAAAGATTTGTAACGCGTGATATTGTCAATTTCGTGGACGACTTTGCTACGTTTATTAATCAAAATACTGTAAATACAACATTTAACTATGACGGTATTTTTTCTGATTCGGATGAATTCGCGAGTGATTTTTACTTTTTGCTAACTCAAAAAGGCGTTAATGTACCTACAGATGTACAAATAATAGGATTTGATGGTGCTCGTATTTATTCACGACAACAAATTTTTTTATCTTCAATTAAACAACCTACTGCCGAAATCGCCAAATCATCAGTAGAAAAATTATTATCACAAATGAATCAAACTACTACTACATCATCTCACGAGCGTATCACCTTACCAGTTCATTTTGTTAAAGGCATAACAACTTTGTAA
- a CDS encoding oligosaccharide flippase family protein produces the protein MRQKNPSQNQLTNGTAWLAFGNITSRALGALYVIPWTMMLGALSLQANTLMGKGYNLYQFFLMLSTAGLPSAVAKFTARLEGNSKQQFLKSATRLSWIAGFLCCVALWSLAPILSASDVKLVPVLRSLSWAVLVFPFLSVLRGQLQGELRMAEIAKSDVIEQIVRVAYMLGSAYVILQLQHGSWITVVVHSTFAASIGAWVATIYLLFCTLSKKQPLVSDFLKENAEPEIISFKRIVVQSLPFVIIGGFLVAYQWIDQFSFHVLMSKFNTTLSSDKIETIFGLFNFNSNKLIMIVVSLSVSIASTILPLISKNRYNHVILRKYVSQSYVLFCAITLPACAALYSLSKPVYILFYGNYAAESLYIPMVQISAVIALFMGLTSVLAMILQGLSKTNIALRAIGWGMIVKILCQPIMIGLTNSLGALLSTLISLVIITIMMGSYIQHRFDLLNFLNTKVLNTIYISSLMLLILFTGLSLLLNRFIPDTRVGSGIFLVLVGSLGGLLLLVIYKRYHILDVFKNK, from the coding sequence ATGAGACAAAAAAATCCATCCCAAAACCAACTCACCAACGGTACCGCATGGCTAGCTTTTGGCAATATTACTTCGAGAGCTTTAGGTGCATTGTATGTTATTCCTTGGACAATGATGTTAGGCGCACTATCGCTACAAGCTAACACATTGATGGGTAAAGGCTATAATTTATATCAATTTTTCTTAATGTTATCAACCGCTGGACTACCTTCAGCTGTTGCTAAATTCACGGCACGACTTGAAGGTAATAGCAAACAGCAATTCTTGAAAAGCGCGACACGACTAAGTTGGATTGCAGGGTTTCTTTGTTGCGTTGCATTATGGTCTTTAGCCCCTATCCTTTCTGCTAGTGACGTAAAGTTGGTTCCTGTACTGCGATCTCTTTCTTGGGCTGTATTAGTTTTTCCATTTTTATCTGTTTTACGTGGGCAACTGCAAGGCGAGCTAAGGATGGCTGAAATCGCCAAATCTGATGTAATTGAACAAATCGTCCGTGTGGCTTATATGTTAGGATCTGCATATGTTATTTTACAATTACAGCATGGTAGTTGGATAACTGTAGTTGTACATTCAACATTTGCAGCATCTATTGGCGCTTGGGTGGCAACCATTTACTTATTATTTTGCACACTTTCAAAAAAACAACCGTTAGTTAGTGATTTCCTTAAAGAAAATGCTGAACCAGAAATCATCAGTTTTAAACGGATTGTCGTTCAGTCCTTACCTTTCGTTATCATTGGCGGTTTTTTAGTTGCCTACCAATGGATAGATCAATTCAGCTTTCACGTATTGATGTCAAAATTCAATACTACATTATCCAGCGACAAAATCGAAACAATTTTTGGTTTATTCAACTTTAATAGTAATAAGCTGATTATGATTGTGGTTTCATTGTCTGTTTCAATTGCATCGACTATTCTACCCCTAATTTCGAAAAACAGGTACAATCATGTGATACTAAGAAAGTATGTCAGTCAATCTTATGTATTATTTTGTGCCATCACCCTACCAGCTTGTGCAGCACTGTACTCGTTAAGTAAGCCGGTTTACATCCTATTTTATGGCAATTATGCTGCAGAAAGCTTATATATACCAATGGTACAAATTTCAGCAGTGATCGCTCTATTCATGGGATTGACATCTGTTCTAGCTATGATTTTGCAAGGACTCAGTAAAACTAACATAGCACTTAGAGCAATTGGCTGGGGCATGATTGTTAAAATTCTATGCCAACCTATTATGATTGGTTTGACAAACTCCTTAGGTGCTCTATTATCAACATTAATTTCTCTGGTGATTATTACTATTATGATGGGAAGCTATATTCAGCATCGTTTTGATCTTCTTAACTTTTTAAATACGAAGGTGTTAAATACTATATATATTAGTTCATTGATGTTATTAATCCTGTTTACTGGACTAAGTCTATTATTAAACCGCTTTATTCCAGATACTAGAGTTGGTTCAGGTATTTTTCTGGTATTA
- a CDS encoding MFS transporter yields MSSNGTVTVKKGNGKLPWNERLSYGASDFACSFTFSLIGTYLMYFYTDVFGITAGAVGTLMLVARVIDALDGPFWGIMIDHTHTKWGRSRPYFLWFNAPFTIFTILCFTTPDLPMNWKIVWAYVTYIGIDVLYSAVNIPLTSILPSMTTDPNERVLLSTIRSLFSNFGGTLISVIALPLVTLFGGEDNPRRGFFWVAVMAAAVFFVIYLVVFANLREHVQTRQSQQALPIKTSLKALKNNWPWVIVVGLNFIYWLGMQTKGQVTIYFFKYNLDKPELASLALFFNAVGLVSVFLTPKIVMKIGKKKTLLSGLGLSILGQLILGLGAQFLNIPLVIIGTIIGNFGNGFVGALIAVLLADSVDYGEWKNGVRAEGIVTSASSFTAKFGMGIGGAITGMLLSLGHYVPNKTQSTAALFSIEANYVWVPLIALVISFILILFYRLTPEKELEMTRYIDAKHARENLEDSIQ; encoded by the coding sequence ATGTCTAGTAATGGAACAGTTACAGTAAAAAAAGGCAATGGAAAGTTGCCTTGGAATGAACGTTTAAGTTATGGTGCTAGTGATTTTGCTTGTAGTTTTACATTTAGCTTAATCGGCACATATTTAATGTATTTCTATACTGACGTCTTTGGTATCACAGCCGGAGCTGTCGGCACATTGATGTTAGTTGCACGTGTAATTGATGCACTTGATGGACCATTTTGGGGCATTATGATCGACCATACGCACACAAAATGGGGTCGTAGCCGCCCCTACTTTCTTTGGTTTAATGCCCCTTTTACAATCTTCACAATTTTATGTTTTACAACACCAGATTTACCAATGAATTGGAAAATTGTCTGGGCTTATGTCACCTATATTGGTATTGACGTTTTATATTCAGCCGTCAATATTCCACTAACTTCGATTTTGCCAAGTATGACAACAGATCCAAATGAGCGTGTTCTACTCTCAACAATCAGATCACTATTTTCTAACTTTGGTGGAACACTGATTTCAGTGATTGCCTTACCACTGGTCACCTTATTCGGAGGAGAAGATAACCCACGCCGTGGTTTTTTCTGGGTTGCTGTCATGGCAGCGGCAGTATTCTTCGTCATTTACCTGGTTGTGTTTGCCAATCTACGTGAACATGTACAAACCCGTCAGTCACAACAAGCACTTCCAATTAAAACATCCTTAAAAGCGCTTAAAAATAATTGGCCATGGGTTATTGTTGTTGGCTTAAACTTTATTTATTGGTTAGGTATGCAGACAAAAGGACAGGTAACCATCTACTTCTTTAAATACAACTTAGATAAACCTGAGCTAGCTTCCTTGGCTTTATTCTTCAATGCTGTTGGTTTGGTTTCTGTATTCTTAACACCTAAAATTGTTATGAAAATAGGAAAAAAGAAGACACTACTATCAGGACTAGGTCTGAGTATATTGGGTCAATTAATCCTTGGCCTCGGTGCACAATTCTTGAACATCCCACTAGTAATTATTGGTACGATTATCGGAAACTTTGGAAATGGTTTCGTTGGCGCCTTAATTGCCGTTTTATTAGCGGATTCTGTTGATTATGGAGAATGGAAAAACGGCGTTCGTGCCGAAGGGATAGTAACCTCTGCCTCGAGTTTTACCGCTAAGTTTGGCATGGGTATTGGTGGCGCAATTACCGGTATGCTTTTATCACTTGGCCACTACGTACCAAACAAAACCCAGTCGACAGCAGCACTGTTTAGTATCGAAGCAAACTATGTTTGGGTGCCTTTAATCGCCCTTGTTATTTCGTTCATACTAATACTCTTCTATCGTTTGACTCCCGAAAAAGAATTAGAAATGACACGTTATATTGATGCTAAACACGCTAGAGAAAATTTGGAAGATAGTATTCAATAA